The Thiomicrorhabdus aquaedulcis sequence GAGGCTGGAACTTTAGCAACGGCCAGGCCTGATATTGCAACCCAATTACGTTTTAGAAAAGGGTTGGAGCTTAAAAAAGGCATTGAGGCGTTAACCGGAACGGATCATGTGGTTAAAAAAGACGAGGTTAAGTTATTAACCTCTTGTCCGGCGTGTCAGCAAGGCTTAAATCGCTATGAATCAGAAACCGGTTTAAAAACCGATTACATTGTGGTTGAGTTGGCTAAAAATCTGTTGGGTGACCACTGGCAAAAAGACTTTAGCGACAAGTTAAAAGTCGAAGGCGTTGAAAAAGTCTTGTTGTAAGTGGGTTAAGTTATGTTATAAACAAAAAAGGCGCTTATTAAAAGCGCCTTTTTTGTATGCGAATAAATTGTAAATAACCAGGCCTGGTTGTTTAAGCCTTTTACACTTTTAAGGTTTTAAATTTAAGGTTTTATTTAGCTTGCTGTGCTGCGTAAAAATTAGCCAAGTCGGTAATCTCTTGATCCGTTAGACCTTTTGCAAATGGCGCCATGGTTGCATTTTTGCGAACACCATCACGAAAGTCTTTTAACTGACTGGCCGTGTAACTGGCGTGTTGACCTGCTAACTTAGGAAAGTTTGGCACAACGCTGTTGCCATCGGCACCATGACAACCTATGCAGGTGCTGGCTTTAGCTGGGGCTTCTAACGCATAAGCAGAGGCAGAAAATAATAGCGTTGCGGCCACTGAAGCGATCATTAATTTTTTCATAAAAGTTCTCTTTTGCATCGTTTGTAAACAAAGTTTTATTTAAAGCCAAGTTGACGTTGAAATCAAGTACTACTCTGGATTTATACGGCATTTAGACCTGTCTTAATCGGCAAAAAAAAACCGCCCCTAAAGGCGGTCTTTTAACAATCGCTCTAAATTATAGAGAAGCTGTGTAAGCGGCGATGTTAGCGATGTCGGCGTCAGAAAGACCAGCCGCCATTGGTGCCATCATAGAAGTCATAGGACCTACTTGTTCACCAGCTTTGTACTTATTTAACTTAGCAACGGTTTCAGCTGCAGGGGCACCTGCAAGTTTTGGACCTACTCCGCCTTCACCAGCGGCACCGTGACAACCAATGCAAGTAGCGTAAGCTGTTGCACCAGCAGCGGCATCACCAGCTTGCGCTGCTGCACCAAAAGAAACTAAACCAGCCGCAGCTAAAGCAATTAACGTGTTTTTCATGTTGTACTCTCCTAAAGCACTAAAAAAAGTCGGGATTAACCCTAGATGCAATTACAAACTAAAAGGTTGCGTTAGTCAAGATTTAAGGGTGGAGCAATGTTTAAAATAACTTAAATAGTCTGAATTAATCCATGAGAATGGTTGGGTATATTGGATAGAATAGTGTCAATCTTTGATAAATATTTTATTTATGATTATTTGGGCGTGTTTTTGGCTTTTTTTTAATGATTTTAAAACGGGTGGAAGTGTTATGTTCAAAATGGTGTTGCTGATATTGGTGTTAACCGTTGCCAGTTGGCTGGTGTTAAAGTTAATTTCTAAACCGATGCACATTGGTTTGGTGTTATTGTTTTGGATTGCGGTGGTCTTTGGGTCAGCTGGATTATTGTATGGTTTTTCGGTGTGGCAAGCGGGGTTGTGACCACTTACCAGACAGTTTATTCAGGATTAGCGGTGTTAGCCAACGCTAAGGCTTGGGCTTTAAACTCTTCTAATAAACGTTGAAAACTTTGGTACCGACTTAAGGCAATGTCATCGTTTTCGACGGCTGTTTTAATGGCGCAGTGCGGCTCTATAGAGTGGGTACAGTTGTTGTATTTACATTGTCCTAAAAACGGTGCAAAGTCTGGATAATAACGTTCAAGCTCGCTTAAAGAACAAGGGTTTGGACTAAATTGCCGTACACCGGGTGAGTCAATTAAATTGCCGCTATAGCGTGATGTGCCGTCAATGCTGGGTAAGTGGTACAAAATGCTGTTGGTGGTGGTGTGCTTGCCCAAGCCAGTAGACGCTGAAAGTTCGTTTACTCGAATGGCCAAGTCTGGAATCAGCGCGTTAATAAGTGAGGATTTTCCAGCCCCTGATGGCCCAACAAACACGGTGTTTTTGGCTTCCATAAATTCACGCAGTTCATCCAAACCTTCTTTAGAGACGGTTGAGGCCGTGAGCAATTCAATGCCCATTTCATCGTAGGGATGCAATACTTCGGCAATACTTTCCCAATCTTCGTCGGTGTGCAGTAAATCGACTTTGTTGATGATGATAATCACCGGAATGTCCAGTTGCATGGCGGCGACCAAGTAGCGGTCAATCATGTCGGGGTGAATTCCGGGTGCAACGGGGGCGACCACACCAATAAAGTCAATGTTGGCGGCCACCATTCGGGTTTGCCCTCTAAATCCTGGGCGACTGAGTTCATGCGCGCGCGGTAACACGCTGACCACTACGCCGGTGTGTGCCTCAACATCGGTTTGCCAAATAACATTGTCGCCGGCCACTAATTTGCCTAGATGTTGACGAATGGCGCATGTGTAGCGTTCGCCGTTTTCACTTTCGACTAACACGCGTTTTCCAAAGCTGGTAATGACCAGGCCTGGTTGTTTGTCGCCTAGTTGGTTTTCTAATGACGTGGCTGGTAAGGTAACGGAGTCAGCCGGATTTTTGGCGGTTAACTTGGTCTCTTGATTGGGCGTGTGGGCGTGCAGATTTTTATCTGAAACACGGCGTTTTTGTTGTTGGGTTAACCGGCGTTTTGTCATAGTTTATTCAAGCAGTTGATTGATTTTGGCGGCCATAATCATATCGTTTTGGGTTAACCCTTCGGCGACATGAGTGGTGAGGCTTACGGTGCAGTGATTGTAGTCAAAACAAATGTTAGGGTGGTGATCTTCTTTGTTGGCCAACCATGTTACTGCGTTTACAAACGCGATGGTTTGGGGGTAGTTTTTAAAGGTAAACTTTTTAGAGATGGAGGCGTAATTTAACGGCGCATCCCAACCAGGCAGTTGGCTAAGGTGGCTTTCAATGGCCGGAATAATCATGGGCTTTTGGCCTTTTTGCATCTCTTGGCAGTGTTGCGCCAAGAGGTCTTGTAAAAATGGGTTAATGTGGGTCATGCGCTGTTCTCCGTATTGGGCATGGGTGGCAGTGAATTTAAATAATCAATGCGAATTTTAGCCGGTGGGTGACTGTCGTGATACGCCGAATAGCCTGGGTCTGGCGTTAAGGTGCTGGCGTTGTCGCGGTACATTTTAAGCAACGCCGACACCAAATGCGATGCACCTACGTGTTGCGCGGCAAACGCATCGGCTTCAAATTCGTGTTTACGACTTTTACGTGCGCTAAGAGGCCCCATAAAAAAGAATAAAACAGGTACGGCGGTCATAAACAACAGCAGTGCAGCGGCTGGGGTTTGTGTGGTCATGCCTAAACCAGAGTAAAACAACGGCAGTTGAATTAACCAGCCCAATAAGGCCAGGCCTGCTAGGCTTAACACAGTGCCTTCTAATAAGCGTTTGCGAATATGCCCGTGTTTAAAATGTCCTAGTTCGTGCGCCAGCACCGCTTCGACTTCGTCGGGGCTGAGTTTTTCGAGCAAGGTATCAAAAAACACGATGCGTTTGTTTTTGCCCATGCCGGTAAAGTACGCGTTACCGTGCCCCGAGCGTGACGAGCCGTCCATAACAAAAATCCCATTCGATTCAAACCCTGTG is a genomic window containing:
- a CDS encoding c-type cytochrome, translated to MKKLMIASVAATLLFSASAYALEAPAKASTCIGCHGADGNSVVPNFPKLAGQHASYTASQLKDFRDGVRKNATMAPFAKGLTDQEITDLANFYAAQQAK
- a CDS encoding c-type cytochrome, yielding MKNTLIALAAAGLVSFGAAAQAGDAAAGATAYATCIGCHGAAGEGGVGPKLAGAPAAETVAKLNKYKAGEQVGPMTSMMAPMAAGLSDADIANIAAYTASL
- the rsgA gene encoding ribosome small subunit-dependent GTPase A, which codes for MTKRRLTQQQKRRVSDKNLHAHTPNQETKLTAKNPADSVTLPATSLENQLGDKQPGLVITSFGKRVLVESENGERYTCAIRQHLGKLVAGDNVIWQTDVEAHTGVVVSVLPRAHELSRPGFRGQTRMVAANIDFIGVVAPVAPGIHPDMIDRYLVAAMQLDIPVIIIINKVDLLHTDEDWESIAEVLHPYDEMGIELLTASTVSKEGLDELREFMEAKNTVFVGPSGAGKSSLINALIPDLAIRVNELSASTGLGKHTTTNSILYHLPSIDGTSRYSGNLIDSPGVRQFSPNPCSLSELERYYPDFAPFLGQCKYNNCTHSIEPHCAIKTAVENDDIALSRYQSFQRLLEEFKAQALALANTANPE
- a CDS encoding 4a-hydroxytetrahydrobiopterin dehydratase — its product is MTHINPFLQDLLAQHCQEMQKGQKPMIIPAIESHLSQLPGWDAPLNYASISKKFTFKNYPQTIAFVNAVTWLANKEDHHPNICFDYNHCTVSLTTHVAEGLTQNDMIMAAKINQLLE